The sequence below is a genomic window from Geothermobacter ehrlichii.
GCAGCCCCGGTGTTCGAGGCAGAAGCCGGGCGCCGTCCCCAGGCCGTTGACCAGCACCTCGGCCCCCTGCGGCAGCAGCGCCTGCTTGCGGTTGGCCGCCGGCATGACGCGGTTCAGCCTCCGGAAGTGTTCGACGATCAGATTGAGGGCCTGCGGATTCTCGTCCAGGGGACGACTGAAGGCGCGGGCGGCGGCGAGGGTGGTCAGGTCGTCGTCGGTAGGGCCGAGCCCGCCGGTGACGATGACGGCCCGGAAGCGTCCGGCCAGCTGCCGCAGGGCATCGACGATATCCTCGAGCCGGTCGCCGACGGTCAGGGATGCCCGCAGCTTCAGGCCGTTTTCGGCCAGCCGTCCGGCGATCTTCCGGGTGTTGCCGTCGACGAGTTCGCCCGACAGCAGTTCGCTGCCGGTGGTCAGTACGGCGATGTCGAAGCTCTCCCTGTTCATGAACGGACTCATATCTCCTTCTGCTGCTGGTCAGGAGAAGACCAGCAGGCAGAAACGCAGGGCCAGGGCGGCGTAGATGCCGGCGGCGACGTCGTCGAGCACCACGCCGACACCGTTTTTCATCTCGCGGTCGAACCAGGATGCCGGCGGCAGCTTGGCGATGTCGAACAGCCGGAAGAAGCCGAATCCGAGCAGGGCGGCGCTCCAGCTGAAGGGGAGCAGCGCCACCGTGACCAGGTAGCCGACCAGCTCGTCGATGACGATGCGGCCGTCGTCGGCCACCCCGTAGTGGCGGCCGGCCCGTTCGCTGCAGTAGCAGGCGAGCAGCAGCAGCAGAATCCAGGCAAGGGTAAAGCCGGTCGGCGAAAGCCGGCTCAGCAGCCAGAAGAGCGGAATGCCGGCCAGGGTGCCGAAGGTGCCGGGGGCGACCGGGGCGTAGCCGAGGCCGCCGTTGGCCGCCAGCAGCAGCCACAGGCGGGGATGATCGGTGTTGTGAGCGCTCATGTGTCGGTTTCCTCCCCGGCCAGCAGCTTCTCTGCGGCGCATTCGACCTGGCGGTAGACCTCGGCCAGCGGCAGACCGGTTTGCCGGGCGATGCGGCGACAGTCCTCGAATTCGGGCGACAGCCGCCTGGTGGTGCGGTCGACCTGAAAGAGCTTGACCCGGACCTCACCGAAGGGCGTTGCCACCGTCCGGATCTCTCGCGGCAGCTTCCAGCGCCGTTCGGTCCGCCAGCGGACGCCGCTGCTGGTGCCCTGGCGCAGCAGCAGGGCGGCGAGCCTTTCCCCTTCGGCCTCCGGCGCGACCAGGATGATGCCGGCGCCGGGCCGGTTCTTTTTCATCTGCAGCGGCGCAAAGGCCACGTCGAGGGCACCGTGTTCGAACAGCAGCTCCTGCAGGTAGCCGAGCCATTCCGGGCTGGCGTCGTCGATGTGCGACTCGATGACGGTGACCCGGTCACACTCCAGTCCCGAGCTGGTCTCTTCGCCGAGCAAGCCGCGCAGCAGGTTCGGCCGGTCGGCCAGCTCCCGTCCGCCGACGCCGTAACCGGTGCGTTCGAGGCGCATGGCCGGCAGCGGCGCGAATTCCGCCAGCGCCTTGACGATGGCGGCGCCGGTGGGTGTCACCAGCTCGTGGTCGCAGTCGGCGGCGACCACCGGCACGTTTTCGAGCAGGGCGGCGGTGGCCGGGGCCGGCAGTGGCATGCGGCCGTGTTCGGTGTCGACAAAGCCGCGACTCAGCGGCAGCGGCGAGCAGACCAGCCGCTCGATTCCCAGCTGCTGCAGGGCCAGGCAGCAGCCGACGATGTCGATGATGGCGTCGACCGCCCCCACCTCGTGGAAGTGGATCGCGTCGAGGGGGACGCCGTGAATCTTGGCCTCGGTTTCCCCCAGCAGGCGAAATATGGTGCGGGCCTGTTTCCGCGCCGCCGCTGGCAGCGGTGCGTCGGCCAGCATCCGGTCGATCCGGTTCCAGCTGCGGTGCGGCTGCTCTTTTTCGACCCGGACCTCGACCCGGGTGCCGCCGATGCCGAGACGTTTTTCCCGGCGGACGTGCAGGGTCCAGCCGTCAAGTCCGAGCGCCGCGAGATCGCCGCGCAGGCGATCGGCCTCAAATCCCAGATCGACCATCAGGCCGAGCAGCATGTCGCCGGCGATGCCGGAGAAGGTGTCGAGATAAAGCGTCTTCATTCGTCGTTCCGGCGCAGAATGCGGGCGGCGGCGAAGGCGGCGCCGAAGCCGTTGTCGATGTTGACCACGGTGATGCCGCTGGCGCAGGAGTTGAGCATGCCCAGCAACGCCGCCAGGCCGCCGAAGGCGGTGCCGTAGCCGACCGAGGTCGGTACCGCGATCACCGGGGCGGCGACCAGGCCGCCGATGACCGAGGGCAGGGCCCCCTCCATGCCTGCGACGACGATGATGGCCGCTGCCCGCTGCAGCTGGCTGGATTCCGCCAGCAGGCGATGGATGCCGGCGACGCCGACATCGACCAGTTCCTCGACCTCGAGGTCGAGCATGCGGGCGGTGATCGCCGCCTCTCTGGCCACCGGCAGGTCGGAAGTGCCGGCGCAGACGATGAGCAGCGGCCCGTAGCGGGGCCGTGGCGGCGCCTGGCCGGACAGGGTAAAGGTGCGTCCCACCGGATCGTAGTCGCCGCCGTGCCGTTGCTGCAGCCGTTTTGCCTTTTCCGGATTCAGGCGGGTGACGAGAATGTTGCGCCCCCTGGCCGTCATGGCGGCAACGATGGCGTCGAGCTGGTCGGCGCTCTTGCTTTCGCCGAGG
It includes:
- the larB gene encoding nickel pincer cofactor biosynthesis protein LarB; translation: MNRTELKKLLTAFRDGGLSTDELLERLQALPFEDIGVARIDHHRELRQGTPEVVLGESKSADQLDAIVAAMTARGRNILVTRLNPEKAKRLQQRHGGDYDPVGRTFTLSGQAPPRPRYGPLLIVCAGTSDLPVAREAAITARMLDLEVEELVDVGVAGIHRLLAESSQLQRAAAIIVVAGMEGALPSVIGGLVAAPVIAVPTSVGYGTAFGGLAALLGMLNSCASGITVVNIDNGFGAAFAAARILRRNDE
- the larC gene encoding nickel pincer cofactor biosynthesis protein LarC, yielding MKTLYLDTFSGIAGDMLLGLMVDLGFEADRLRGDLAALGLDGWTLHVRREKRLGIGGTRVEVRVEKEQPHRSWNRIDRMLADAPLPAAARKQARTIFRLLGETEAKIHGVPLDAIHFHEVGAVDAIIDIVGCCLALQQLGIERLVCSPLPLSRGFVDTEHGRMPLPAPATAALLENVPVVAADCDHELVTPTGAAIVKALAEFAPLPAMRLERTGYGVGGRELADRPNLLRGLLGEETSSGLECDRVTVIESHIDDASPEWLGYLQELLFEHGALDVAFAPLQMKKNRPGAGIILVAPEAEGERLAALLLRQGTSSGVRWRTERRWKLPREIRTVATPFGEVRVKLFQVDRTTRRLSPEFEDCRRIARQTGLPLAEVYRQVECAAEKLLAGEETDT
- a CDS encoding phosphatidylglycerophosphatase A family protein, which codes for MSAHNTDHPRLWLLLAANGGLGYAPVAPGTFGTLAGIPLFWLLSRLSPTGFTLAWILLLLLACYCSERAGRHYGVADDGRIVIDELVGYLVTVALLPFSWSAALLGFGFFRLFDIAKLPPASWFDREMKNGVGVVLDDVAAGIYAALALRFCLLVFS